A section of the Larus michahellis chromosome 1, bLarMic1.1, whole genome shotgun sequence genome encodes:
- the KCNJ8 gene encoding ATP-sensitive inward rectifier potassium channel 8: protein MLARKSIIPEEYVLARIAAENLRKPRIRDRPRKARFIAKNGACNLAHKNIREQGRFLQDIFTTLVDLKWRHTLVIFTMSFLCSWLLFAMMWWLVAFAHGDMDPSTESATNSTKWTPCVTCVRSFTSAFLFSIEVQVTIGFGGRMMTEECPLAITVLILQNIVGLIINAVMLGCIFMKTAQAHRRAETLIFSRQAVIAVRNGKLCFMFRVGDLRKSMIISASVRIQVVRKTTTPEGEVIPIHQVDIPVDNPLESNNIFLVAPLIICHVIDKQSPLYDISAADLALQDLELIVILEGVVETTGITTQARTSYIAEEILWGHRFVPIVTEEEGVYAVDYSKFGNTVKVAAPRCSARELDEKPSILIQTLQKSELSHQNSLRKRNSMRRNNSIRRSNSMRRTNPSLIVPKVQFITPEGSQSASET from the exons ATGTTGGCTCGGAAAAGTATTATCCCTGAAGAGTATGTGTTGGCACGGATCGCTGCCGAGAACCTGCGCAAGCCGCGCATCCGAGACCGGCCACGCAAAGCCCGCTTCATCGCCAAGAATGGGGCATGCAACCTGGCACACAAGAACATCCGCGAGCAGGGGCGATTCCTCCAAGACATTTTCACCACCTTGGTGGACCTGAAGTGGCGTCACACGCTGGTCATCTTTACTATGTCCTTCCTGTGCAGCTGGCTGCTCTTCGCCATGATGTGGTGGCTGGTGGCTTTTGCCCACGGTGACATGGATCCAAGCACAGAAAGCGCTACGAACAGCACAAAGTGGACGCCGTGCGTGACGTGTGTCAG GTCTTTCACCTCCGCTTTCCTCTTCTCCATTGAAGTTCAGGTGACCATTGGTTTTGGGGGCAGGATGATGACAGAGGAATGTCCCTTGGCCATCACAGTCTTGATCCTGCAGAACATTGTGGGTCTGATCATCAACGCTGTCATGCTGGGCTGCATATTCATGAAAACCGCACAAGCTCACAGGCGGGCTGAGACCTTGATTTTCAGCCGGCAGGCGGTCATTGCAGTTCGAAACGGCAAACTTTGCTTCATGTTTCGAGTGGGAGACCTGAGGAAGAGCATGATCATTAGTGCCTCAGTGAGGATCCAGGTGGTGAGGAAGACTACGACCCCTGAAGGAGAAGTCATACCCATTCACCAAGTAGATATCCCTGTGGATAACCCCCTTGAAAGCAACAATATTTTCCTCGTGGCTCCCTTAATCATTTGTCATGTTATAGACAAGCAAAGTCCTCTTTACGATATCTCTGCTGCCGACCTGGCGCTCCAGGACCTGGAGCTCATCGTGATACTTGAAGGAGTCGTAGAAACGACCGGCATCACGACGCAGGCAAGAACCTCCTACATAGCAGAGGAGATCCTGTGGGGTCACCGCTTTGTGCCCATCGTCACCGAAGAGGAAGGCGTGTATGCAGTCGACTACTCCAAGTTTGGTAACACCGTCAAAGTGGCGGCACCGCGCTGCAGCGCTCGAGAGCTTGATGAGAAGCCGTCCATTCTCATCCAGACCCTGCAGAAGAGCGAGCTGTCCCACCAAAACTCCCTGCGGAAACGCAACTCCATGAGGAGAAACAACTCCATTCGGAGGAGCAACTCCATGCGGAGAACCAACCCCTCCCTCATCGTGCCCAAGGTGCAGTTTATCACACCTGAGGGGAGCCAGAGTGCCTCAGAAACGTGA